Proteins encoded in a region of the Thunnus maccoyii chromosome 4, fThuMac1.1, whole genome shotgun sequence genome:
- the fam110a gene encoding protein FAM110A: protein MPVETLQHHLRQPARNAVAATPPRLRPKGPVGPDFYRQCLTAAERPKQSAVERLEADKAKYVKSQVALSKQQPVRPPEVQKPLLSPRTALRPTRKAPTPTKAKQEGAQLNLEHLSNLISDVTDGAAVSSEDSKAPDCAATAHSSPCPKPAQQKKVPPCPPPRPAWSSQAKVRLKASGPARVESPGSAGAPVAGTVRRVDVMPQTSPARTPSRPPQYIRQPLQPIPLHSQFPLHPATSQLHLFHLRTTPGPSPVKPVVAPSKPDNPETSVPAAPPPSLPVFPPPSPAITRLSSSSSRKHRPSLTRSKSDMSDRYSRAGTELERFFNLCGLDPADLQDLTGSSSDIVSLARFRSVSAPGSECAGSDREEEDDEDEDAGKVTERVPYGVSVIERNARVIKWLYGLRQAKDNASKSTNL, encoded by the coding sequence ATGCCTGTGGAGACTCTCCAGCACCATCTGAGGCAACCAGCGAGGAATGCTGTAGCTGCTACACCTCCACGCTTGCGGCCAAAGGGGCCCGTGGGTCCAGACTTCTACCGGCAATGCCTGACCGCAGCAGAGAGACCAAAGCAGAGTGCAGTGGAGAGGCTGGAAGCAGACAAGGCTAAATATGTCAAGAGTCAGGTGGCTCTCTCTAAGCAGCAGCCAGTGAGGCCTCCTGAAGTGCAGAAGCCTCTGTTAAGCCCCAGAACCGCTCTGCGGCCCACCAGGAAGGCACCGACCCCAACAAAAGCAAAGCAGGAGGGCGCCCAGCTCAATTTGGAGCACCTGAGTAACCTCATCAGCGATGTGACCGATGGTGCTGCTGTGAGCTCAGAGGACAGTAAAGCTCCTGATTGTGCTGCCACTGCACATAGCTCTCCTTGTCCCAAACCTGCACAACAGAAAAAGGTCCCACCATGTCCACCTCCCCGTCCCGCCTGGTCCAGTCAGGCTAAAGTGAGATTAAAAGCATCTGGGCCTGCAAGAGTAGAGAGTCCAGGCTCTGCTGGGGCTCCGGTTGCAGGGACTGTGCGCAGGGTGGATGTCATGCCTCAGACCAGCCCTGCGAGGACACCCAGCAGACCCCCTCAGTACATCCGGCAGCCCCTTCAGCCCATACCTTTACATTCCCAGTTTCCACTCCACCCGGCTACTTCACAGCTGCATCTCTTCCACCTCAGAACAACACCAGGTCCCTCTCCTGTGAAACCTGTTGTTGCCCCATCTAAACCCGACAACCCTGAAACCTCCGTCCCCGCTGCACCTCCCCCCAGCCTCCCTGttttcccccctccctccccagcAATCACCCGTTTGTCTTCCTCCAGCTCCAGGAAACATCGCCCCTCTCTGACCCGCTCTAAATCAGACATGAGTGACAGATACTCCCGAGCCGGAACAGAGCTGGAGCGCTTCTTCAACTTGTGCGGTTTGGATCCCGCAGACCTGCAGGACTTGACTGGTTCTAGTTCTGACATTGTCTCCCTCGCCCGTTTCCGCAGTGTGAGCGCTCCGGGGTCTGAGTGTGCAGGCTCtgacagagaagaggaagatgatgaggatgaggatgctGGGAAAGTTACAGAGCGTGTTCCCTACGGGGTTTCTGTCATTGAGAGAAATGCAAGAGTGATTAAATGGCTCTATGGACTCCGTCAGGCCAAGGACAATGCAAGTAAGAGTACAAATTTATAG
- the mfsd2al2 gene encoding sodium-dependent lysophosphatidylcholine symporter 1-B-like gives MSCLKDFTNQLQTLKAQLLNQTADRNSSNGQQQRGSGGIPLTRKMCYAVGGVPFQITSVAIGVSLQIFLLDVVQMEAFYVSMILFVSRVWDAVTDPLVGYLVSRSNWTPIGKLTPWLVLSTPFGVLSYLLLWFVPQGSMSQAVSVLWFLTTSCLFETLMSCYNVPYLSLNMFLGGDQRDRDSATAYRMSVEMVAMLLASVIQGRVVAVYNTEKQEACLQQDEAHETPQSSSPPLTALLQETQTAFLTSALVIGALFFLCSLVLFLGVKEQRAPLCSDDKERPSYLTSLKLLICHIPYQRLVLGFVFSVLAFQMSLGNFALFCSHAAGLGPQFQHLLLVLLASASIAVPLWQVVLLRIGKKATVFIGLSLFIPAVIIVACVPSNLPVFMTMCILMGFSVATIFLLPWSMLPDVVDDFAVRHPSCKDLEPLFFSCYAFCSKLAGGLSVGISTMTLQFVGYRAGACNHGDGVVTALIVLFSPVPITLLLIGMIFFRSYPINERQCLQLQEQLTTVHPEAASSSSSSDPRENAEQSTILQQPHAGVTSTSHCNTKTNTLHKSNSSPCCYNHDKKSPVKSTILLNELKGPSGKYSRPKSVVQSNPQSHKQILSPHWRSVEATLSRNVPENDPGRSNMRSKVSWV, from the exons ATGAGTTGCCTCAAGGATTTTACAAATCAGCTACAGACATTAAAGGCTCAGTTATTAAATCAGACTGCGGACAGAAACTCATCCAACGGTCAGCAACAGAGG GGGTCGGGGGGGATCCCTCTGACCAGGAAGATGTGTTACGCTGTGGGTGGCGTCCCGTTTCAGATCACATCAGTGGCTATAGGTGTTTCCCTGCAGATTTTCCTTCTGGATGTTGTGCAG ATGGAGGCCTTCTATGTCTCCATGATTTTGTTTGTGAGTCGAGTCTGGGATGCTGTGACGGACCCTCTGGTTGGATATCTGGTGAGCCGCAGCAACTGGACACCCATCGGCAAACTCACTCCATG GCTGGTTCTTTCCACGCCATTTGGCGTCCTGTCCTATCTGCTGCTGTGGTTTGTGCCACAAGGCTCGATGTCTCAGGCTGTCAGCGTGCTGTGGTTCCTCACAACATCCTGCCTGTTTGAGACCCTAATGAGT TGCTACAACGTCCCCTACCTCTCACTCAACATGTTCCTGGGGGGAGATCAGAGAGATAGAGACTCTGCCACAGCCTACA GAATGAGTGTGGAGATGGTGGCGATGCTGCTGGCTTCTGTAATTCAGGGTCGTGTTGTAGCTGTGTACAACACAGAGAAGCAGGAGGCCTGTCTACAGCAGGACGAGGCTCATGAAACCCCTCAAAGCTCATCTCCACCACTCACTGCATTACTTCAGGAAACG CAAACGGCTTTCCTGACCTCAGCTTTGGTCATAGGTGCgttgtttttcctctgtagCCTGGTTCTCTTCCTGGGGGTGAAGGAACAGCGGG CGCCACTCTGCTCAGATGACAAAGAACGACCGTCATATCTGACCTCTCTTAAGCTGCTGATATGCCACATTCCTTACCAACGGCTGGTGCTTGGCTTTGTGTTCAGTGTACTTGCATTTCAG atgtcCTTGGgtaattttgcacttttttgcaGTCATGCAGCTGGGCTGGGGCCCCAGTTCCAGCATCTCCTACTGGTTTTACTG GCTTCTGCCTCTATAGCAGTTCCTTTATGGCAAGTAGTTCTTCTGAGAATTGGAAAAAAGGCCACAGTTTTCATCGGACTTTCA CTCTTCATCCCAGCTGTGATTATAGTCGCCTGTGTTCCCAGCAACCTGCCAGTCTTCATGACTATGTGCATTCTGATGGGATTCAGCGTGGCGACCATATTCTTGCTACCCTG GTCCATGCTCCCAGATGTGGTGGATGACTTTGCTGTGAGACATCCCTCGTGCAAGGACCTGGAGCCGCTGTTTTTCTCCTGTTATGCCTTCTGCAGTAAGCTGGCAGGAGGCCTGTCTGTTGGAATCTCAACTATGACTTTGCA GTTTGTGGGCTACAGAGCGGGTGCATGTAACCATGGGGACGGAGTGGTGACGGCTCTGATCGTGCTGTTCTCACCAGTTCCTATCACACTTCTGCTGATAGGAATGATCTTTTTTCGCTCTTACCCAATCAATGAGAGGCAATGTTTGCAGCTCCAGGAACAACTGACCACAGTTCA CCCAGAagctgcatcatcatcatcatcatcagaccCAAGAGAAAACGCAGAGCAGTCAACCATTCTGCAGCAGCCCCATGCTGGTGTGACATCAACTTCACATTGTAACACAAAGACCAACACATTGCACAAGTCAAATTCCTCACCATGTTGTTACAATCACGATAAGAAAAGCCCAGTGAAGTCAACTATCCTTTTAAATGAATTGAAAGGCCCTTCTGGAAAATACAGCAGGCCTAAATCAGTTGTGCAGTCAAATCCTCAGAGTCATAAGCAGATACTCAGCCCTCATTGGCGCTCTGTAGAAGCTACATTGAGCAGAAATGTTCCTGAAAATGATCCTGGCAGGTCAAATATGAGATCTAAAGTCTCCTGGGTATAG
- the LOC121895647 gene encoding peptidyl-prolyl cis-trans isomerase FKBP1A-like has translation MGVEIETITPGDGRTFPKKGQRVVVHYVGTLADGKVFDSSRSRGKPFKFKIGHQEVIRGWEEGVAQMSVGQRAKLICSPDFAYGSKGHPGIIPPNATLTFDVELLSLEA, from the exons ATGGGAGTAGAAATCGAAACCATAACTCCGGGCGATG GACGGACATTTCCAAAGAAGGGGCAGCGCGTCGTGGTGCACTATGTCG GAACACTGGCAGATGGGAAAGTGTTTGACTCTTCGAGGTCCCGGGGGAAGCCGTTCAAATTCAAGATTGGACATCAGGAGGTTATCCGTGGCTGGGAAGAAGGAGTAGCCCAG ATGAGTGTAGGTCAGCGGGCCAAGCTGATATGCTCACCAGACTTTGCCTACGGCAGCAAAGGGCACCCAGGGATCATCCCACCAAACGCCACTCTAACCTTTGATGTGGAGCTGCTTTCTCTGGAAGCCTGA